From the genome of Perca flavescens isolate YP-PL-M2 chromosome 1, PFLA_1.0, whole genome shotgun sequence, one region includes:
- the LOC114573537 gene encoding gastrin-releasing peptide receptor, protein MEEIDHLYPNASRSVTALQGTARTMWFTGVVIASIYGVISVLGLIGNITLIKTFCSAKSIRNVPNLFMSSLALGDVLLLVTCAPVDASRYLSKEWLFGRVGCKVIPFIQLTSVGVSVFTLTALSADRYRAIVKPLDIQTSSTTTSIVLRAALIWLFSLILAIPEAVFSDLHTFNVTSTNESFVTCAPYPTSGELHPKIHSMASFLIFYVIPLLVISVYYTFIARSLMRSASNLPVEGNVHARRQVESRKRLAKTVLVFVGLFAVCWLPCHVIYLYRSYHYSQVDTSLVHFVCSVVARILAFTNSCLNPFALYLLSENFQKQFNQQLSCCCRVILKCSTQSPTHFNTHVTSVRSTHHSMASLSIINGRRIYQEDCV, encoded by the exons ATGGAAGAGATTGACCATCTGTACCCAAACGCGTCGCGCAGCGTCACTGCTCTCCAAGGCACGGCACGGACGATGTGGTTCACCGGCGTGGTCATCGCTTCAATTTACGGTGTAATAAGCGTTTTGGGGCTAATCGGCAACATCACGCTCATCAAGACGTTTTGCTCTGCCAAATCCATCCGCAATGTGCCCAATCTCTTCATGTCGAGTCTTGCGCTCGGGGATGTTTTACTGCTGGTGACCTGCGCTCCGGTGGATGCCAGCCGCTATCTGTCAAAGGAGTGGCTCTTCGGGAGAGTGGGCTGTAAAGTCATCCCCTTCATTCAGCTCACCTCGGTTGGGGTGTCTGTGTTCACTCTCACGGCCCTTTCTGCTGACAG gtACAGGGCCATCGTGAAGCCTCTGGACATACAAACATCAAGCACCACTACCAGCATTGTCCTGCGGGCGGCGCTCATCTGGCTCTTCTCCCTGATCCTGGCTATCCCCGAGGCTGTATTCTCTGACCTCCATACCTTCAACGTTACCTCCACTAATGAGAGCTTTGTCACCTGCGCCCCTTATCCCACATCTGGGGAACTGCACCCTAAGATCCACTCAATGGCCTCCTTCCTCATTTTCTACGTCATTCCACTGCTGGTCATATCCGTGTACTACACCTTCATCGCCCGCAGCCTGATGAGGAGCGCCTCAAACCTGCCTGTGGAGGGGAACGTGCATGCAAGACGACAG GTTGAATCAAGGAAGCGATTGGCCAAAACAGTGCTGGTGTTTGTTGGTCTCTTTGCGGTATGCTGGCTTCCCTGTCACGTCATCTACTTATACCGCTCCTATCACTACTCACAG GTGGACACTTCCCTTGTTCACTTTGTGTGCAGCGTCGTAGCTCGTATCCTGGCCTTCACCAACTCCTGTCTCAACCCCTTCGCCCTTTACCTGTTGAGCGAGAACTTCCAGAAGCAGTTCAACCAGCAGCTGAGTTGTTGCTGTCGTGTGATCCTCAAATGCTCAACGCAGAGCCCGACTCATTTTAACACGCATGTGACGTCTGTCCGCAGCACACATCACTCTATGGCGAGTCTAAGCATTATCAATGGCAGACGGATCTATCAGGAGGATTGTGTGTAa